A stretch of Halostagnicola kamekurae DNA encodes these proteins:
- a CDS encoding NAD(P)/FAD-dependent oxidoreductase: MEHVDVAIVGGGPAGAAAAERAAFHGAETVLFEQGVPREDRAEVGPDSTDAAGMLDYWIDIMDFDFEEIPDEVILQELEGTDFVGPTSSIQLNTTGMDASYPNFGYTFHRARMDDWLHERAADAGVELRVGTGVKSIETDLSGPSHTLTLANGDELEAEYAILADGPQRRITLDALDQFTKPGSSMSEYLSPPEANHIAYQEYREFPEELFEEDRLKFWWGYMPGETAYPWVFPNDGTVARVGLTMPIGMTLEDVDSPESYKLLRPSDDGIPSGSEYIRRLLELEYGDEYDIEEDFPLVEDRGKSKGTETYPISSTRPIESPVGANIAVAGGAMGTTSAFHEGGYHVAVRTGKIAGRLAATDSLENYNEVWKRAIGDEIRRNVAFADIVAEYEPDDWDWAFETVAKMQGSADDGSIVSNRYSAGLGAAKILGAYKKRQFTYRNGTYVQFGEDQYVY; the protein is encoded by the coding sequence ATGGAACACGTCGACGTCGCGATTGTCGGTGGCGGTCCCGCGGGGGCGGCCGCCGCCGAACGGGCCGCCTTCCACGGCGCGGAGACCGTCCTGTTCGAACAGGGCGTTCCCCGAGAGGACCGCGCCGAGGTCGGCCCCGATTCGACCGACGCCGCGGGAATGCTCGATTACTGGATCGACATCATGGACTTCGACTTCGAGGAGATTCCCGACGAGGTAATCCTTCAGGAACTCGAGGGCACCGACTTCGTCGGGCCGACCTCGTCGATCCAGTTGAACACGACCGGCATGGACGCCTCCTATCCGAACTTCGGGTACACGTTCCACCGCGCTCGCATGGACGACTGGCTCCACGAGCGCGCCGCCGACGCCGGCGTGGAACTGCGAGTCGGAACGGGAGTCAAATCGATCGAAACTGATCTCTCCGGACCGTCTCATACGCTCACGCTCGCGAACGGCGACGAGCTCGAGGCCGAGTACGCGATACTCGCCGACGGACCGCAGCGACGCATCACCCTCGACGCGCTCGATCAGTTCACGAAACCGGGCTCGAGCATGAGCGAGTACCTCTCGCCGCCCGAAGCGAACCACATCGCCTACCAGGAGTATCGCGAGTTCCCCGAGGAACTCTTCGAGGAAGACCGGCTGAAGTTCTGGTGGGGGTACATGCCCGGCGAAACCGCGTATCCGTGGGTGTTCCCCAACGACGGGACGGTCGCCCGCGTCGGGTTGACCATGCCCATCGGAATGACCCTCGAGGACGTCGACTCGCCGGAGTCGTACAAACTGCTTCGTCCCTCCGACGACGGCATTCCGTCGGGCTCGGAGTACATTCGTCGGCTGCTCGAACTCGAGTACGGCGACGAGTACGACATCGAGGAAGACTTTCCGCTCGTCGAAGACCGCGGCAAGTCGAAGGGAACCGAAACCTATCCGATCTCCTCGACGCGTCCGATCGAGTCACCCGTCGGCGCGAATATCGCCGTCGCCGGCGGCGCGATGGGAACGACCTCGGCGTTCCACGAGGGCGGCTACCACGTCGCCGTCCGCACCGGGAAGATCGCCGGGCGGCTCGCCGCGACGGACTCGCTCGAGAACTACAACGAGGTCTGGAAACGCGCGATCGGCGACGAGATCCGTCGCAACGTCGCGTTCGCCGACATCGTCGCCGAGTACGAACCGGACGACTGGGACTGGGCGTTCGAAACGGTCGCCAAGATGCAAGGATCCGCGGACGATGGCTCAATCGTTTCGAACCGCTACAGCGCCGGTCTCGGCGCGGCCAAAATTCTCGGCGCGTACAAGAAACGCCAGTTCACCTACCGAAATGGGACGTACGTCCAGTTCGGCGAAGACCAGTACGTCTACTAG
- a CDS encoding dihydrofolate reductase family protein: MGDRLRYEQTGLSRQTASYKAIERMKTQYYAATSIDGYLADADNSLDWLLRFGDVEGVNQDYSRFVDQVGALAMGSATYEWLLEHENLLEHPENWPYETPAWVFSTRELPAVEGADIRFVRGDVAPVHADMAKAADGKNVWLVGGGELAGQFYDHGLLDEILLSVAPVTLASGAPLLPRRITEPPLKLVTVEKREDVFAVLTYEVHEPTEK; the protein is encoded by the coding sequence ATGGGGGACAGGTTGAGATACGAGCAGACGGGTTTATCTCGACAGACGGCGTCCTACAAGGCGATCGAACGGATGAAGACCCAGTACTATGCTGCAACGAGCATCGACGGGTATCTCGCCGATGCGGATAACTCCCTCGACTGGCTTTTGCGATTCGGAGACGTCGAGGGCGTGAACCAAGATTACTCCCGGTTCGTCGATCAAGTCGGTGCCCTCGCCATGGGGTCGGCGACGTACGAGTGGCTCCTCGAGCACGAGAACCTACTGGAGCATCCAGAAAACTGGCCATACGAGACCCCAGCGTGGGTGTTCAGCACTCGAGAACTACCTGCGGTCGAGGGCGCGGACATCCGCTTCGTGCGAGGGGATGTTGCGCCGGTCCACGCGGATATGGCGAAAGCCGCAGATGGTAAGAACGTCTGGCTCGTCGGCGGTGGCGAGCTCGCGGGACAGTTCTACGATCACGGGCTGCTCGACGAGATTCTGCTCAGCGTCGCTCCCGTCACGCTCGCTTCGGGTGCGCCGCTATTGCCGCGTCGGATTACCGAACCACCCCTGAAACTAGTCACCGTGGAGAAACGGGAGGACGTTTTCGCAGTTCTAACCTACGAGGTACACGAGCCCACTGAAAAGTAA